ACTAGTGCTATCAAACTCACAATGACCTGCAATCGCATCGTATAAAATACTAGCGTCTTTTACATTTTGAGTTAATACTCCTATTTGGTCTAAACTACTTGAATAACTAGCAAGTCCATATCTGCTAACTCTTCCATAACTTGGCTTAAAACCTACACAACCACAAAATGCAGCAGGCTGGCGAACACTTCCACCTGTATCGCTTCCTAATGCAGCAAGAGCTATTTTTGCACCTACCGCAGCAGCACTACCACCACTACTTCCACCTGGGACTAAAGCATTATTTAAAGGATTTAGGGTCTTTCCATAAAAGCTTGTTTTTGTAGTATTACCCATAGCAAACTCATCCATATTACATCTTCCAAATGGTGCGAATTTGTGTTTTTTCATATTGCTAATCACACTTGCATCATAAGGTGCATAATATCCTTGCATTATTTTTGAACCATTTGTAATGCTCCAGCCCTTAACTTGAATATTATCTTTAATAGCTACAGGCACTCCTAGATAATCAATATCATCTAAAGGAGTATTGATTAATTGCTCTACATAAGCTCCTAAATGTTTGTTTTCTAATGCTAATTTATTTAGTTCTTTTTTTAATTCTATTAATTCATTATCACTTAATTTTAATGCTTGTTCTAAAGTTATCATTTCTTTCCTTTATTTACTAAAATTACTCCAATAGCACTAATTATAGCTAATACTATAATAGTGCCGACTATTAGCTCTAAGCTAACAGGTTCGCTCATTTTAACACCCTTTCGCATCTAGGACATAAGCTTTCTTCGCTTAGGCTTAAGTATTTCCAACATCTAGGGCATTTGCATAGATTTGATTTTATGATTTTGTATGTTTTATTATCAATTTCAAAACTTGCCAAAGCTTCGTTATTATTTAAAGCTTCAATTTTACTTAATGAATAAAAATCAGCTGCTTCTTCATAATTTAATATCACTTCATCATTAGTAGCTAGATTTAGCTCTAATGTGCTTTTGATTATTTTATCTTTTTTCAATATATCAATTTGCTCGTAGAATTTAACACGAGTTTTTAATAAATATTCATAATCGTTTTTGCTAGGTGTGATTTTACTAGCAAAATCAAAATCTTCTAAATCAAAAATACTCTTAATATCGCCTAATATAAATTTGTTTGCGTGTTCACAAGCTTCATTTGTAGTATGAGTTAATACAGGTGCTAGTAAAACTAATAATTTTTTAAGTATTAAAGCCATTGCAGTAATTGACGCTGTTCTTTTGCTATCTTCTTTAGCATCACAATACAAGCTATCCTTACAAATATCAAGATAAACACCGCTTAAATCAGCACTTAAAAATGTGCAAAGTGCATTCATACCTTTAGCGAAATCATATTCTAAGAATGATTTTTTGTAAAGTTCAAACACATTATTAGCTTTATTTAAAATCATTTTGTCTAAATCACTGAAATTATAATTATAAGCTTTTAAATCGCTAGTATTTGCTAATAAAAATCTTATTGTATTTCTTATTTTTCTATATTGCTCGCTAGTTTGCTTTAATATACTTTCACCTAATTTAACATCAGTTGAATAATCACATAATGTTATATAAAGTCTAAAGATTTCTAAGCCATAATTTTTTGCAATTTGTTCTGGCGCTATTACATTGCCTAGACTTTTACTCATTTTTCTACCTTTTTCATCAACGGTAAATCCGTGAGTTAAAACTGCTTTATAAGGTGCTTGTTTGTTTAAAATAACGCTTAATAACAATGAGCTTTGAAACCACCCACGATGTTGGTCGCTTCCTTCTAAATACATATCAGCTTGAGTTGTTTTGATATCGTAATTTCCACTAGCTAAAACAGCGTTAAATGTAGAGCCACTATCAAACCAAACATCTAAAATATCAGTAACTTTTTCTAATTCATCTGCTTTATATTTTGAATTAGCTGGTAATAAATCTTTAATATCTTTTTGCCACCATACTCTTACGCCTTCTTTTTCAAATATGCTTGCAAGGTGTTCGTAAAGTTCAAAATCCATAATCAAATTCCCTGATTTATCATTAAAGAATGCTAAAGGCACACCCCAAGAGCGTTGTCTTGAAATACACCAATCAGGTCTATTACTAATCATAGTTCCTATTCTATTTCTTCCTGCTTTTGGATAAAAACTTACTTCATCAAGTGATTTTTGAGCTAATTCTCTTAAAGTCATACCATTGTAAAATTCTTTATCCATAGCTATGAAAAATTGTTTAGTAGCTCTATAAATTATTGGTTTATGAGTTCTCCAGCAAAATGGATATGAGTGTATAAATTTAGAGCATTTTAAAAGACTTTCGCCCAATAATTCAATAATTACTTCATTTGCTTTAAATACATGCATTCCTAATAATTCAGGTTTATTTGGCACTAATCTTTTGATATTTTCATCATAACAACCATCATCTCCTACAGGCATTTCTACTTCAATATTGTATCTTAAACAAGCATAATAATCATATTCTCCGTGTCCTGGTGCAGTATGAACTAAACCACTACCGCCATCCATTAAAACATGCTCTCCTGTTATGAATTGAGATAGATTATTGTTTAAAGGATTTAATGCGTTTGTATTTTCTAAAAAATCTCCTTTAAACTCAAGCACAGGTTTAATATTAAATTCTGCTAAATCTTCTAATCTTTTTTTAGCTACGATAAGACCATTTTCTCCTAAAACATATAGCTCATCTTTATTTAATGCGATTGCTTTATTTGCTGGTAAAGTCCAAGGAGTAGTAGTCCAAATAACAGCTCTTGCGTTGTTTAAAATACTATCATTTGCTCCTAAAGATTTAAGTTTTGCTTTTGCATCATCGTTTAGTTTGAATGCTACGAAAATTGAATAATCTTCTTTATCTTCATATTCAACTTCTGCTTCAGCTAAAGCACTTTTAGCAGCCCAACTCCAATAAACTGGCTTACTTCTTTGAATTAATAAACCATTTTTAGCTACTTCTAAAAGAGTTTTATAAATATTTGCTTCAAATTTAAAATCCATAGTCAAATAAGGCTTGTCAAAATCTCCAATTATTCCTAAGTCTTTAAATTCTTTCATTTGAATACCTATGAATTCTTTTGCGTGTTCAGTGCAAGCGTCGTGAATTTCTTTTATACTTGGATTTTTATCTTTTAATTTGATTTCAACTTGTTGTTCAATAGGCAAACCATGGCAATCCCAACCAGGAGTATATGAAATTGAATTATTAGCTAGAAAATATCTAGTTTTATTAATCATATCTTTTAAGATTTTATTTAAAGCATGACCTATGTGTAAATGCCCGTTAGCATAAGGAGGGCCATCGTGTAGGATAAATTTAGGTGCTTTTTTATCTCTTAATTGTGCGTATGCAAATGATGAAAATTTTTCAAAACTTTTTTTCTCGTTTTCATAAAGATTTGCTCTCATCTCAAAAGTAGTATTGGGTAATAATAATGTATCTTTATAATCCATAAATGTGCCTTTAATATTTTTTGATTGTTAAAATGCACTTATTTTGCTATACTTTTTTAAATAAAAGGATAAGAAATGAAACATTTATTAATATATTTTACAAAAGATTTGAGTTTTAATGAATATTTTTGTTCTTGGGTCAATAGAAAATTATCATCTAAAAATTTAACACCTGATACAATAATAAAATTAAATAATAATGATTCTAAACTAAATACATTACTAGATATAAACTATAATAAATATGGTTTAATAACAATAATTACAGATGAATACTCGTTTTCAACAATCAATAAAATTCTAGCTACCTTAAAAGAATGTGAACTAATATTAATAAATGATGAATTTATAGTTGAAAAATATATAAAATATCAAAAAGATAGTGTTTTACTTGAATTAAACAATGTATCAATAAATATAATAAAAACTAATATTTTTGAATTTCCAGAAATTTTACATAATAATAAAACAAATTATGATTTTTTAATACACGATGAAATGAGTAATGTGGAAATATTATTAACTACAAGTGTTAAACCATACAATATAGAATTAAGTATATATCCACTATTAAGTAATTTATTATATGTAAAAGTCAATACTAGTGAATATTCTGATGAGGTCGGTTTTTTAGCATCAATTAGATCATTGTTTAATAAAAAAGTAATTTTTACAAACAATTTATATCAATATATAGGACAAGTTTTAAATTTACAAAATCAAACTATAAGCTTTGCTGAAAGTTGTACTGGTGGATTATTAGCAAGTAATTTTACAAAAATTGATGGAATAAGTAGTGTATATAAAGGAAGTTTGATAACATATTCAAATGAATATAAAAAAGCATGGCTAAATGTAAAAGATGAAAATTTAGACAATGGTATGGTTTATTCTAATGAATGTGCTGTATCAATGGCAAGTGGGGTTTTAAGCCTTACAAAATCAAACTACGCCATAAGCTGCACAGGAGTTTTAGGTTCGGATGATTTGGGGACTAAGAGTGGAACAGTTTATATTTGTGCTATAAAAGATGATGGAAAACAACTTTGTAAAACTCTAAATTTAAAAGGTGATAGAATTTATATGCAAGAGCAATGTGCCTTAGAATGTGCTTTGCTTTTATGCGAATTAGAAAAGGAATTATTCTTTGAGTGAAATTTATGTTGTAGGTTTAAAAGAAAAAACAAATATACAAAGTATTTTCGTTAATGAGATTATATTTAAAGATTTTTTTATTAATTTAGATGATTTTTCAAACATTATATTTACTAGTAAAAATGCAATAAAATCTTGTATTCAAAATAATTTAAATTTAAAAAATAAAAAAATATTTTGCATTGGAGAAAAAACTGCTGAATATTTAAAAAAAATAAATTTAGAAGCATTTTATACTGGAAAAACTGCCCATGCAAAAGATTTTAAAAATGAAATATTACAATTATTAAAATATGAAAAATGTATTTATTTTAGAGCCAAAGAAATAATTAGCGACTTAGACGATTTTTTAATAAAAAATAATATAGATTTAACAAGTGTAATAGCATATGAAAATATAAGGCTAAAAACACCACTTGATAATAATTTTATACCATTTAATAAGAAATTAAAAAATGATGATATTTTAATATTTTTAGCACCTTCTGGTGTAAGAGATTTTTTATATCATTTTAAATTTATTCCTACAAATATCATATCTATAGGAAAAAGCACTCAAAATGAACTCAAAAAAAATAATATAAACTCAATTACACCAAACTACCCTAGCCTTGAAAATTGTCTAAATTTAGCTTACTCACTTAAGTCCTAATTCAAGCAAAATTTCTCTTATACTAGAACATATATAATCAATTTCATCATAGCTTATAATGTATGGTGGCATTAAATAAATAGTATTTGCTAATGGGCGAAGTAATAAGCCTTTTTTAAGACCTTTTAAAAACACTTCTTTACCAAATCTAGGATTTTGATGTAAAATATCAAATGCAAAAACCATTCCTTGATTTCTTATATTTTTTACATTTTTAAATTCATTTAGCATCAACCAATTTTTAAGAATATAAGCTGATTTTTCTTTATTTTTATTAATCACATTATCATTTTTAAATATGTCAAGCGTTGCATTTGCAGCTGCACAAGCAAGTGCATTCCCTGTGTAGCTATGAGAGTGTAAAAATGCTTTATATGTTTCATATGGTGCATAAAATTCATTATAAACATCATCATTAGTAATTACAACACTAAGTGGTAAATATCCACCAGTTAAACCTTTGCTAAGGCATAAAAAATCAGGAATTACACCGCATTGCTCTAATGCAAACATAGTACCACTTCTTCCAAACCCAACTGCAATTTCATCAAAAATAATATCAATATCATAAGATTTTGCTAATTCACAAGCTTTTTTAATATAATCTTTAGAATACATATGCATATTTCCAGCGCATTGAATTAATGGTTCAATTATAAAAGCACTTATATTTTTTGAATTTTTTTCTAAAATTTCATTTAAAGTATTTAATTCTTTAGCAAAATCATCATTAATAGGAACTGGGGTTTTTATACAATTAATAAGCAATTCCTTGTAAGTTTTTTTATATAAATCTACATCGCTAACACTAAGTGCTGCTATAGTTTCTCCATGATAAGAATTAGATAAAGATAAAAAATTTGGTTTTAATTTTCCTTGTAATAAATTTTTATGAAAACTCATCTTAAGTGCCACCTCAACAGCACTTGAACCATTATCAGCGTAAAAACATTTATTTAAAGGTTTAGGTAATAAATTTATCAACCTTGATGATAACTTAATTATACTTTCATGTGAAAAACCAGCTAAAATTACATGTTCTAATTGTTCTAATTGTTCTTTAATTTTACCATTTATATAATCATTACTATGTCCAAAAAGATTAACCCACCAAGAAGACACGCAATCAAGATAACAATTATCATCAAAATCATATAATTTCATTCCTTTTGCTCTCTTTATCGGTATTAATGGGACAAACTCGTGCTCTTTCATTTGAGTGCAAGGGTGCCAAATATGTGCTAAGTCAAGTTTAATTAATTCATCACTTTGCATTTAAAACTCCTTTATTTTTATAAAGTAAAATATTGTTAAATATAGTATTTAATGATAAATTTAAATACTATGCTAAGGAATAATATGCAAGAAACTTTAAATGAATTAAAAAATAAAAATAATTTTAGAAGCCTAAAAAGATTTAAACATGAAAATAAATTTGTAATTTTTAATAATCAAAAACTACTAAATTTTGCAAGTAACGATTATTTAGGAATTGCTAGTGATGGAATTTTACAAAACGAATTTTTAAACACACATAAAAATTTAGCTCTTAGCTCAAGTTCTTCAAGAAGTCTTAGTGGTGGATATGATGAATTTTTTGTATTTGAAGAATATTTAGAAAAAATTTATCAAAAAAAAGCACTTTTATTTAATAGTGGATATACCTTAAATTATAGTTGTCTTAGTGCTTTAGCAACTCTTAAGAATATATTATTCATAGCTGATAAAAAAGTGCACGCAAGCATAATTGATGGGATAAAAAATGCAAATTTTAAACGTTATAAACATAATGATTTAAATGATTTAAAAAATTTGCTCATAAAATATCATAAAGATTATGAAAAAATTGTAATCTTAAGTGAAGCAATGTTTAGTATGGATGCTGATTTTGCCAATATAGATGGTTTAATAAAACTAAAAAAAGAATTTAAAAATGTTATGCTGTATATTGATGAAGCTCATAGTATAGGTTCTTTAGGAGAAAAAGGATTAGGACTTTGTAAAAATTTCTCAAATGATATTGATTTTATAGTCTTAACTTTTGGAAAAAGCATAGCCAGTGTTGGTGCTGTAATTTTATGTAATGAGATTTCAAAA
This is a stretch of genomic DNA from Campylobacter sp. MG1. It encodes these proteins:
- the ileS gene encoding isoleucine--tRNA ligase, encoding MDYKDTLLLPNTTFEMRANLYENEKKSFEKFSSFAYAQLRDKKAPKFILHDGPPYANGHLHIGHALNKILKDMINKTRYFLANNSISYTPGWDCHGLPIEQQVEIKLKDKNPSIKEIHDACTEHAKEFIGIQMKEFKDLGIIGDFDKPYLTMDFKFEANIYKTLLEVAKNGLLIQRSKPVYWSWAAKSALAEAEVEYEDKEDYSIFVAFKLNDDAKAKLKSLGANDSILNNARAVIWTTTPWTLPANKAIALNKDELYVLGENGLIVAKKRLEDLAEFNIKPVLEFKGDFLENTNALNPLNNNLSQFITGEHVLMDGGSGLVHTAPGHGEYDYYACLRYNIEVEMPVGDDGCYDENIKRLVPNKPELLGMHVFKANEVIIELLGESLLKCSKFIHSYPFCWRTHKPIIYRATKQFFIAMDKEFYNGMTLRELAQKSLDEVSFYPKAGRNRIGTMISNRPDWCISRQRSWGVPLAFFNDKSGNLIMDFELYEHLASIFEKEGVRVWWQKDIKDLLPANSKYKADELEKVTDILDVWFDSGSTFNAVLASGNYDIKTTQADMYLEGSDQHRGWFQSSLLLSVILNKQAPYKAVLTHGFTVDEKGRKMSKSLGNVIAPEQIAKNYGLEIFRLYITLCDYSTDVKLGESILKQTSEQYRKIRNTIRFLLANTSDLKAYNYNFSDLDKMILNKANNVFELYKKSFLEYDFAKGMNALCTFLSADLSGVYLDICKDSLYCDAKEDSKRTASITAMALILKKLLVLLAPVLTHTTNEACEHANKFILGDIKSIFDLEDFDFASKITPSKNDYEYLLKTRVKFYEQIDILKKDKIIKSTLELNLATNDEVILNYEEAADFYSLSKIEALNNNEALASFEIDNKTYKIIKSNLCKCPRCWKYLSLSEESLCPRCERVLK
- a CDS encoding CinA family protein, whose translation is MKHLLIYFTKDLSFNEYFCSWVNRKLSSKNLTPDTIIKLNNNDSKLNTLLDINYNKYGLITIITDEYSFSTINKILATLKECELILINDEFIVEKYIKYQKDSVLLELNNVSINIIKTNIFEFPEILHNNKTNYDFLIHDEMSNVEILLTTSVKPYNIELSIYPLLSNLLYVKVNTSEYSDEVGFLASIRSLFNKKVIFTNNLYQYIGQVLNLQNQTISFAESCTGGLLASNFTKIDGISSVYKGSLITYSNEYKKAWLNVKDENLDNGMVYSNECAVSMASGVLSLTKSNYAISCTGVLGSDDLGTKSGTVYICAIKDDGKQLCKTLNLKGDRIYMQEQCALECALLLCELEKELFFE
- a CDS encoding uroporphyrinogen-III synthase, encoding MSEIYVVGLKEKTNIQSIFVNEIIFKDFFINLDDFSNIIFTSKNAIKSCIQNNLNLKNKKIFCIGEKTAEYLKKINLEAFYTGKTAHAKDFKNEILQLLKYEKCIYFRAKEIISDLDDFLIKNNIDLTSVIAYENIRLKTPLDNNFIPFNKKLKNDDILIFLAPSGVRDFLYHFKFIPTNIISIGKSTQNELKKNNINSITPNYPSLENCLNLAYSLKS
- a CDS encoding adenosylmethionine--8-amino-7-oxononanoate transaminase, which translates into the protein MQSDELIKLDLAHIWHPCTQMKEHEFVPLIPIKRAKGMKLYDFDDNCYLDCVSSWWVNLFGHSNDYINGKIKEQLEQLEHVILAGFSHESIIKLSSRLINLLPKPLNKCFYADNGSSAVEVALKMSFHKNLLQGKLKPNFLSLSNSYHGETIAALSVSDVDLYKKTYKELLINCIKTPVPINDDFAKELNTLNEILEKNSKNISAFIIEPLIQCAGNMHMYSKDYIKKACELAKSYDIDIIFDEIAVGFGRSGTMFALEQCGVIPDFLCLSKGLTGGYLPLSVVITNDDVYNEFYAPYETYKAFLHSHSYTGNALACAAANATLDIFKNDNVINKNKEKSAYILKNWLMLNEFKNVKNIRNQGMVFAFDILHQNPRFGKEVFLKGLKKGLLLRPLANTIYLMPPYIISYDEIDYICSSIREILLELGLK
- a CDS encoding aminotransferase class I/II-fold pyridoxal phosphate-dependent enzyme produces the protein MQETLNELKNKNNFRSLKRFKHENKFVIFNNQKLLNFASNDYLGIASDGILQNEFLNTHKNLALSSSSSRSLSGGYDEFFVFEEYLEKIYQKKALLFNSGYTLNYSCLSALATLKNILFIADKKVHASIIDGIKNANFKRYKHNDLNDLKNLLIKYHKDYEKIVILSEAMFSMDADFANIDGLIKLKKEFKNVMLYIDEAHSIGSLGEKGLGLCKNFSNDIDFIVLTFGKSIASVGAVILCNEISKDFFINKARGLIYSTALAPINVAFSHYVFKNLDKFDEKRRHLKNLSLYFNENLKKYNVIGISYIKMIIIGDNDKCDEISQNLLQKGFYVPSIKTPTVALKDTGLRLSLNASMDYNDIDNLIKALNEI